In Pyrenophora tritici-repentis strain M4 chromosome 6, whole genome shotgun sequence, the DNA window ttgtgaagacgacccaaacatccgaacttcttccagagctcttccaccttcgtatagtcgccacgttgatgatgcttctccagcttcgcaagatacttctcacagtttcgccccataaggaacgcctggcaacagaggttgatgacatggcccaagcaacgcagccggcgatgacgacgttgttttgacttcatccatgggcagagatccttgagtataaactcaacagcggtatcatttgccgaggcattatccagcataaagtatccaatctgatctccgctaatgtcgtattcttccagcaattcaaggaccaccgatccaagattctctccagtatgttcgccgtatatacgtcgcatacctaaagcggtaacacgtcgcatgccggtagtatcaatccacatagcgacgacgcctaggatagcgtaagggtttggtgaagtccagagatcaaaggagatagagatcctactccgtgaatggtgtaggtcctccctaagctgttgcttcttcgatatgaatgcattcattacccagcttcggatagtcttcgcagccttcgggaggtggttgagtagtgccggatttaaaaagaggagtagttcacgaaagtactggttctctaattgaaagaaggcgatatggcagtacacaatccaacgaattcgaagctctttaaacttctctactgactccttccagaaaaagatgctggaagcagccccatccttttgctggtcgattatagacttccgtacagaaccctttcgcttgatgccactctggggatcaatctggtgcttctgttccaggtgattccggatcctagaagtgccattgatgacaaacaactcttgcttgctcttcccaaccctgcactcatggcagtaatacacctctttcttatcgctatctcgaatgtattggagtccgtacttccagatgtgtgatgtaccttgacggaaatccttccttgcaattattgcacgtttcacgtacgtgataccgccctgcacgaactcatctggagattcgtgatattgaataggagtgggtgatagtataggggtgggtgatgacgtggggataggagatggagtaagagacgttaaatctagtcttataatattcgatggggacggtgaggttggtgttgaaggctccataacaatagtatataagtaggttgttaaggacttgattgttctatgtaagtagaagacttaccttgatcttaatgactcatattgtgctaaattttctggctagattagtctaagatctagtcacgtggacctatttatagccggaccggtccgatcatctagaccggtccgaccacggtctcaaaaaatcgccagaccagaccaagtcttggcggtctagaccagacccacagtccgcaacaatcaattaagtgggtcctagaaggttcagattggattgattgattaccgctttaagcctagtagttacctataggagtttaagccctacctagataggtaagtgggtctaggagagtgaccggattgaattgattgttgcggagtctaaccagaccaagaccaagtcagaccagaccattccgatcactggcTGCTGCCCCGTCTACGGGCACGATttcggggccttctccatcCTGGCTGGGTGCCTGGACCTCAAAGTACTGCGATCCATGCCGGCTGCTGAATAATCGCtggcaatggaccagccggtACCCCTTATCCATATGTGCCTGCACGCTCTTCTGCCTGGTTCGACTTGGCCGCCCTCGCTTCTTCCCTGCTGACCATCCTTGATGGTCCTTACGCCAATGCTTTCGTATAGCCTCCTTACTTCTTGCTACATAATAGCAGCAGCTGGAGTCAAATTGGCATAACATCCCGTctgtatacactggcaattGCCGCACAGGCTTTGGAGCACCAGTCGGCACCTCGAGCTCACTAGGGTACTGGACTAACCCAGCCCAGCTGCGAACCTGCTGTCCAACTGCCTCAGCCTCCTTGTAACTAACCTTATGCTGCTTCTGTAGATGGCCCTCAATCTGATCTGGCCATACTGCATATCTGCACTCTCTGCATGCCGCTACGCTGTGCTCAGGCACATGCTCGAAATACTGGCACTCGATGCTAGGTTTAGACATGTTGAAATATCGACGCCTACCTGTTCTACTCGGCTTCTTATATACACGCGCTGTTGATCGCTCTCTCGGTGCTTACTCCGGCGGCGCGCGCGCGGCGGGGTGCCGAGCCTCGCGACCTCCTGACCCCCAGACGCGTAACCCTAACCAAGAACACCAAACCCTAAGCTCCTGAACCACATAGTCTGCTGCGCTGTAAATTCGTCAGATTGTGCGTCTACGTATGCTGAGTTATATGTCTAAATTTGGAGTAATTTCGACTATAGACTAAAAATGGGATGTACTCCTGAAGTTTAATGGGATAAACCCCTGGTTCTAGTATATACCCGCCATACGCGTACTTCTCAGCACTAACAAAAAAATGGTATATTATAACGTACCATTGAGCGCCCTGGGTTagggttctttgtaagtgcaatggcaccctggttgtctcctagcatctggaccttgttggtgtcttttccaatgtactttgggaacccaagatctctaaacatttgagcaatccactggccttgcttgcagcatgttgatagtgcgatgtattcagattcgcagcttgacgttgcaacagaccgttgcttcttgctagaccatgatattggacctccgtagaacattgcagtgctccctgaaacgctctttcggtctaccatgtcgcttgcccagtcagcatcagagtagatgacaaattgcgagtgtactcccctggtccgtagcgtagcttcaatgtcactgtcgaccttagatatcgtagcaggttcttcaacgcatggccatggtgttctgctggatcgctcatgtattggcttagctttccgagggtgaatgcaatgtctggacgtgtaagaaccatagcaaacataaggctccctatcacttgctggtattcagtgatgtcgattcgggtgtcgttgtcagtggctggcctaaatgaagtgtaatctgcagatggaatcttcttgtctctgtgttgtttgctagacattccaaacttgtcaagtactgcgtgtaggtactgttcttgatcgaggtagattgtgcggcgctttctgtctcgcgtaactcgtactccaaggatcttatgaatctcccccaggttcttggtgttgaatcttccagaaagcttctcgtagaaccaatcaatttgagctcgatcttttgcagcagcagcaatgtcatcaacgtagacgaggatacggagttgtttttctttgtggataaacatgcacgggtctgcgaggctttgtacgaatccccatgccagaagttctttctttatcaacaagttccagtcgcgagcagcctgtttgagtccgtataagctgcggagaactctaaggacgtatccttttttgacttctactccttggggttgcttaagaaagatctcttccttcaagtgcgactctgtgaatgcattcttaatgtcaaagtggaaacattccaggttttccgctgcgacagtggccataaacagacgtaaggtgtccatgcggactgtcggggcaaaagtctcgttgtagtctgttccgtgtgcttgcgtaaaacctcttgccacaaggcgtgccttaaacctctcaacagtcccgtcgagattcgttttgactgtaaaaacccactttgaatcaaccatgttcgcgtcttttggctttggaacttcctcccaggttcgattctctattaacgcgattatctcttcaagtattgctgctttccattgctttccatactttgggtcgttgatagcttgctcgtgtgtctgggggatctggattcctgcgatctcggttgctgcgaaagccttctcagatagtcgtgtttgctcttctgtaaggccaacttgggctagcatagctttaacgatcttgctaaatctctcgtcctcaacaatctcttcgttagacctcttccgtttggcttgtctagtgaagtatcgtggaatctccttttctcgtacagactgggtacacggttcttcgggcccctcttcgttcacaagattaggaacccgctcatcagatggtgcagtaggaggaatagtagttagcctccttggtcttcctctgtgacgcttcactggttcatgagttagctctgccgaagatggttccattaggttctcggaaactggttctattggttctgcaggagatggttccattggttctgcaggagatggttccattggttcggtaggagatggttccattggttctgcaggagatggttccattcgttcggtaggagttggttccattcgttcggcaGGAGATAATTCTagatccttcctaggtcttcctcttggttttcggtctggcatcgtattctgcgttccttgtggtccagctggtatgtttcgcagtcgtagttcaactttccctccaggggtgtattcgtccactgacaatcggcttgtccttgaggtgtatccaagctctggcgaatagaacttgaactgcttatttgttgtctcagaatatcccataaatactccaattctgccacggtccacgagcttgtcatgtcgttggtctgctggaatcgttttagggttgatgtacgaatagcatttgctcccccatacacggatgtggtcaatggatggtttcgttcctgtgaatgcctcttcaggactgacttgctttccattgatcataggtcctgtgtttgtacggttgcgtaggtatgcgtctgcttcgacagcttcatcccaaaactcaattggtaaaccagcgtctttcaacattgctctcatatcagcttcagcagtttggatgtttcgctcggctggtccattctggtgtgaggaagcaattgttgtaggctgaatttccacgccttgtgtaactctccattcctcagcttgctgtagaagttctggtgcattgtcggttccagcagctttgactttctcgccagtttgatgttctacaaaggtcttccagattcggagttcccgttgtgcgtctccctttttcttcagcgggataacccagtttttccgcgtgtagctatcaataatttggaggaaccacctgtttcctcgtagagatgttggaaagggtccagcaatgtcaaactgtactaaggctagcttcgtggccttgtgctctcttagctgcttagggatgctgttcttcatctttgtcagggaacacacttcgcagatttcaatcttctctggaacttgaatcttcttctggagagttgtaacttcgtggagtttggcaatctttgtaggtcctaggtgtgcgaaacgtctgtgatacagcaggtatctctccttttcattaaccttaagctcgctcttaactggtgtatggggttccgtgcctaggaatgctgtctcgtggtatccatcggcaatgtgtgacactacgtagaggccgtcgtccatagttgctttaataatgatctcctttcctagtttgaagcatagtacgtgtgaattgaaacgacccttcaggcctgctgcgcaaattcttctccctgataacaaattgactccaaggttaggtacaagcagtacttctgacaaccatgtcgacgatccgtctttacacaccacttgagcttctcctttccagtctgcatataattctccccctccaacccgaactagtcttcgcttgatcttgatcattcgtctaaacaatgagggttggtcagacatgtgggaggaggcgccagtgtcggcagcccaagtagatggagaggccttaccgacaatgtcttttgagagacggcatgtctcaatttcctcgggttcagagtctgaggtctcggataattcatctgactctgaattgacttcttcggctccatatgctttgccagtctTTTTGTGAGAATTCCTTTGCTTGAGTGTCTTAATAGGCGgcttagatgatttcttagcgtcgtattccttaaggagctttcgagctctctcacgtcttggacagtctcgtacgccatgggctccgtcacaaaggaagcattggaccATAAACTTAGtaccagattcggagtcagacgatagtggtgagctcttgtgatttcggcgcttgtaaggcggaacatacttctccgtcttccggaatgctgggagagctttttcgtcggcgtcttgctggtctcgaacctccttctcttccagaaacttaagtttctgttcaaccgtaaggttaagttgggcgtttaaggtgtcaatcgtagtcttaaattctttcgggagtgatctaataagaacgagtagtagtgcagagtccttgtaagctccgttggtgtcagcgtctgctgctacgagtttgcgtcggtattcctttagcttttcccatgatccaacaatTGTGTTCCCAGGATTGaatgtgaacgtttgaattctggtcatgtaaatgttggcggttgtggcgtcagtttgggtgtacttcttttgtaggtaggcccagaactggaaggcagtgtcgtattcgtcaataagggcttggtcatcttcagtaagcgaccgaaacaagagatcgattgcagtggcttcatcttctaggtacttgtctcttttttcaatgttgacgcggatcttagtatgcttgtctgcttcagcaatttccaactcttccatagcctccgttAGTTCACCGGCTATTGCTATTTGGCAGTGCTGTACCAGGtttttctcgcagacatagaagactttcttccccttaagcttgaccttgtttcggcggaaccaagtatcgtggttttcagctgtaagttggggaatcttccattcttccttctctacagccatcttgtgtgttttgagttggtgagactattatgcgagcaaggtacgtggtatgatgctaagagtgtaggtgatgcgggcgatgcgggcgatacaggcgatgcgggcgatgcgggcgatccgggtgatattctgcgggcggtgcagtcgttatcggttctcgggtgtagagacggtgtatttaagtgtgattgcgtgttaaccgcgttgtacacgacttcttttcttttctgattccttcttgaatctaagtccttcgtgacttgggtggatgttttgattccttcttgaatctgagtccttcgtgactcgggtaggtgtttgaaaacaataacgttgggttaggcaaccgggctcataacctgttagaacaaggtctcctctggtggtatgactaccataggcgaccgagtagaggtacgaaaggtaaccctgtattggattgaacttcactaagagctattgttctatctacttgttgttatgatgatcttaggacgtacatgacagatcatcattccgcgtcggtccttctgctcgggcttactccacgaacctcacctcgccgacctggactgaacctaacatattcttaacaaATATTATATTTTAGGGGTAGATAGATAAGAGAGGGCGCGGAGTTGTAGAAGCAAAATAatagtagagaaagaaaatacaagagagatagaggtaaaggcaaagaaagagagtaagaaaagtgttgagaatacagtccgtaagtgacttggtggtatcaagcggaggagtagtcacatgattggtgacacgtgcaggtgggtcctagcggggagcttggacgcagctgcacgcaacacggatctacgaacgtgtgaatagctccttagtcaatacaatacgagtcgtaccaccactaccgttgtgccttagagagcgctctattaggtagtcatactactactaatagtgccagcttctcaataaAAAGGATATTTATTAAGGCAAGATAGGTTTAGGGGGCGCAGAGGGTAAAGTAtaagagtagagagtagagaaagaacagagagagagtaagagtaagctGTAAGGTTTTATAAAAAGGGTAGAGGAGAGggtattattattattattattattccattagagtcctttttcagtcagagactatgtaggactttggccgaaggccgttctatcttggtttttctaatttacatggttttctggtatggttcgctaatatggtttttggcttttctacaaaagatagcttgtatctgtttgttgccaggtgctaaagagcagtttgataagtagaaagagatgtagcagcgggctcttgtggcaaaggagagggttgtggttttagttttatacagtgtctctctgtaggtcttctggtggctgtcctaggtaccattttcttgttcctattctggtgctagtgataaaagctagggttgcttctatacctatactagtgtggagtagtagtggtagtgtgactgggcgatgtttgattgtttgtaggagcgtttttcgatggtctttgtatagatgacagtacagtagtaggtgttctggcgtttggatgttttggcaggtgcagcgattagagtctcgtttcttaaatctctttaggtaggagttgaagtatccgtgtcctagcttaagagagtagaaggcgctagaggttactcttttcgtgttctgtggcatttggatggttttgctgattttaagagggtatttggctgagtaggtagctttgtttagagcggttgctcttgctttgtatttctcatactcttggcgttgttccgtttgttgtatccttttgattgtcgtgcccaggtaggcaatgctctttgttgttgatctggggtcctctttggttgcttcttttgctaggtagtctgctctttcgtttccaactatatctgtgtgtccaggtgcccagagtaggtggatgtttgcttgttttcgtcggatcgtatttgccgcttttagacatcggagttgccaatgctgtcctgggttatctgataggtttttaagcctgtagattgctgcttggttatctgcgtagacctcaaattcctggtcggttgtagcgttctttgctgcgtattcgaatgctcgtgtgatcccttctagttcgccgttgtagactagctggtattgtccgatattaactgtttctgagtagatctcttgctgagttgagttgtagactgctatcccaactcctattccttttccttcttgtgtttgcgaggcgtctgagtatattgtcgtgtaattgtctagccttgttttaatgtaggcttggtgcgcatttgcctcctcttctttggatttttgagagactgttacggtatagtttagagtatcccatggcctaaaccggtatgggatagtctgctctgtgtctcttttgttgtttttaggaattgcgttagtaatagtttgtagctgtctgtgctggtttgGTTTCTTTGAGCGTTGGAGATTAGTTGATTGGATCCGAgttattgcctttgcaattggatgggtgttggctagcaggtttgctctgcttgcgtagttccggatagttgagttaagcctaattgctggtggtagtaggctcgcttcgaggcttgtagggactgttggtgctgttctaaacactcctagtgtttttcgacaagccaggttgtgtagtgactgtagtttctttgtagcgtagggttggttttgccagtatatttgtgctccgtagtctgacacgctggttacacatgctaagtatagttgtctaatagcgtgtgttgataggccgagttcaatgttcgctagtcttcctagcctgtagaaagcttgtctggcttggcttacacgtatagacacatgtgatttgaatgatagtcggttgtctagatagatacctagccacttgacagtgtctttgtgttctatccggtcgttgtttgggagtatgagggctctttctatcctctccttcttagcggtgaagtggattagctctgttttggatgtgtcgaagataatgtctagctgctctcccttggcaaagagtgtagctatctctttttgcagTGCTCTTATGTTTTTCTTTAGAGAGGTTGATGAGGTAGTAagagataggtcgtcgatATACGATAGTTGAAAGCTTTGTAAGGCTGGGAATAGGTCTCGGATATAGATAAGGAAGAAGATTGGTGatactgggctgccttgTGGGATGCCTGCTCTAATCTTGCTAAATTCTTCAATCTTATTATCGAATGCTAGTCTTAGGGTCCTGTTGGAGAGAAAGGATTTCGCCCAGCAAATTAAGCTAATTGGGAGTCCAAGTTTCTTAAGTCGGTCTAGAAATCGGTTGTGTATGACGTGGTCAAAAGCTCCTTTGACGTCCACGAACACTGTGGAAGTAATTTGGCCTTGCTGTTTTTTGTGTTGAATCTGGTCTACTAGGAGGAGAGCGGcgtctattgcagatttcttgtttCTACCTCCAATTTGTGAGGGGTGTAGGAGGTTTGTGGTTTCTgctagactagctagtcttTTGGCGATAATTCTCTCTAGTACCTTCCCTAGGCTGTTTAAGAGAGTAATTACTCTATAAGCTTTCGGGAGAGAGTAGTCTAGTTTAGATGGTTTTTTGAGAATTGCTCCTGTAGCTGCTTTCCAGCACCGAGGGTGGTATCCGTAATTGAACAAGATTGAGTaggcgatgaagaggatCTCTGGGTTGAACTTAAACGTAGCGGTTATAATATCTTGAGTAATGGCGTCAGGCCCTGGTGTACTACTTTTAACTTTACTAGAACAGGCTTGTTCTAGTTCAGAAATTGATAGTTGCGGCCAGTCCCAAATGCTCTCTTGATAGTTTAGAAAGCTTGGTAGTTCTGCtgttggaggaggagggaaCAGTGCTTTTCTAAAGGCCTTGCACTTTCCTTTGAATGTTTTCTCTAGTATCTCTCCATGGATAGGTGGAATCTTTTCGACCTTTTGATCCTTTGTGTATGCCATA includes these proteins:
- a CDS encoding UBN2 multi-domain protein; this translates as MAVEKEEWKIPQLTAENHDTWFRRNKVKLKGKKVFYVCEKNLVQHCQIAIAGELTEAMEELEIAEADKHTKIRVNIEKRDKYLEDEATAIDLLFRSLTEDDQALIDEYDTAFQFWAYLQKKYTQTDATTANIYMTRIQTFTFNPGNTIVGSWEKLKEYRRKLVAADADTNGAYKDSALLLVLIRSLPKEFKTTIDTLNAQLNLTVEQKLKFLEEKEVRDQQDADEKALPAFRKTEKYVPPYKRRNHKSSPLSSDSESGTKFMVQCFLCDGAHGVRDCPRRERARKLLKEYDAKKSSKPPIKTLKQRNSHKKTGKAYGAEEVNSESDELSETSDSEPEEIETCRLSKDIVGKASPSTWAADTGASSHMSDQPSLFRRMIKIKRRLVRVGGGELYADWKGEAQVVCKDGSSTWLSEVLLVPNLGVNLLSGRRICAAGLKGRFNSHVLCFKLGKEIIIKATMDDGLYVVSHIADGYHETAFLGTEPHTPVKSELKVNEKERYLLYHRRFAHLGPTKIAKLHEVTTLQKKIQVPEKIEICEVCSLTKMKNSIPKQLREHKATKLALVQFDIAGPFPTSLRGNRWFLQIIDSYTRKNWVIPLKKKGDAQRELRIWKTFVEHQTGEKVKAAGTDNAPELLQQAEEWRVTQGVEIQPTTIASSHQNGPAERNIQTAEADMRAMLKDAGLPIEFWDEAVEADAYLRNRTNTGPMINGKQVSPEEAFTGTKPSIDHIRVWGSKCYSYINPKTIPADQRHDKLVDRGRIGVFMGYSETTNKQFKFYSPELGYTSRTSRLSVDEYTPGGKVELRLRNIPAGPQGTQNTMPDRKPRGRPRKDLELSPAERMEPTPTERMEPSPAEPMEPSPTEPMEPSPAEPMEPSPAEPIEPVSENLMEPSSAELTHEPVKRHRGRPRRLTTIPPTAPSDERVPNLVNEEGPEEPCTQSVREKEIPRYFTRQAKRKRSNEEIVEDERFSKIVKAMLAQVGLTEEQTRLSEKAFAATEIAGIQIPQTHEQAINDPKYGKQWKAAILEEIIALIENRTWEEVPKPKDANMVDSKWVFTVKTNLDGTVERFKARLVARGFTQAHGTDYNETFAPTVRMDTLRLFMATVAAENLECFHFDIKNAFTESHLKEEIFLKQPQGVEVKKGYVLRVLRSLYGLKQAARDWNLLIKKELLAWGFVQSLADPCMFIHKEKQLRILVYVDDIAAAAKDRAQIDWFYEKLSGRFNTKNLGEIHKILGVRVTRDRKRRTIYLDQEQYLHAVLDKFGMSSKQHRDKKIPSADYTSFRPATDNDTRIDITEYQQVIGSLMFAMVLTRPDIAFTLGKLSQYMSDPAEHHGHALKNLLRYLRSTVTLKLRYGPGEYTRNLSSTLMLTGQATW